Proteins from a genomic interval of Ptychodera flava strain L36383 chromosome 7, AS_Pfla_20210202, whole genome shotgun sequence:
- the LOC139137700 gene encoding protein phosphatase 1 regulatory subunit 7-like, with protein MAADDSNQVAISDEETEEQPKILEGRELDVIRLDPEATDVDLNHLRIGKIEHLDVLARVETLCFRQNLIKKIENLDCVKDTLHELDLYDNQLTKIENLEALINLEQLDLSFNFIKAIENLDTLVEVSKLYLIQNRIKKIENIGHMINLTMLELGSNQIRKIENLDSLVNLESLYLGRNKITKLDNLGSLKKLKILSIQSNRIVKLEGLEELESLEHLYLSDNGIEKIESLDKNLKLETLDLASNRIKRIENVSHLVNLEEFWFNDNQVENWSDIDQLKNATQLETVYLERNPIHKDPAYRRKIKLTLPWIKQIDATLCG; from the exons GTAGGGAGTTAGATGTCATCAGATTGGATCCAGAAGCAACT GATGTGGATCTGAACCACCTTCGTATCGGCAAAATAGAACATCTAGATGTCCTGGCAAGAGTAGAG ACTCTCTGTTTCAGACAAAATTTGATCAAGAAGATTGAAAACCTTGACTGTGTCAAAGATACTCTTCATGAATTGGATCTGTACGATAACCAGCTGACTAAGATTGAAAACTTAGAGGCGTTGATAAACTTGGA GCAATTGGATCtgtctttcaattttatcaaagcCATAGAGAACCTGGACACATTAGTTGAAGTATCAAAATTATACCTGATTCAGAACAGAatcaagaaaattgaaaatatcggaCATATGATAAATTTAACAATGTTAGAGCTGGGATCTAATCAAATAAGG aaaatagaaaatcttgATAGTCTAGTGAATCTCGAAAGTTTGTACCTTGGTCGTAACAAGATAACCAAGTTAGATAACTTAGGCTCCTTGAAGAAATTAAAGATTCTTAGTATACAG AGCAATCGCATTGTTAAACTGGAAGGCTTGGAAGAGCTGGAGTCCTTAGAACATCTCTACCTGAGTGATAATGGAattgagaaaatagaaagcctagATAAAAAT ttgAAATTGGAGACGCTAGATCTTGCATCAAATAGGataaaacgtattgaaaatgTCTCTCATCTTGTAAACCTAGAAGAATTCTGG TTCAATGACAATCAGGTTGAAAACTGGTCTGACATAGATCAGCTGAAGAATGCAACACAGTTGGAAACAGTGTATCTAGAAAGAAATCCCATCCACAAGGACCCGGCATATCGACGGAAGATAAAACTAACATTGCCATGGATAAAGCAAATTGATGCAACACTATGCGGGTAA